A genomic stretch from Sulfobacillus thermosulfidooxidans includes:
- a CDS encoding DHA2 family efflux MFS transporter permease subunit has translation MARATGLREMWQALPLERFTSRENYIWFVVATVCIGAFMAALDASIVNVALPDLTTYFHASASMVSWVLIAYLLTLATLLTLFGRLADMLGRRPLYTFGFLVFIIGSAACGAAVNLPMLIVSRVFQAAGAAMLQANSVAIITAAVPASVRGRAIGFQGSAQAIGLSLGPAIGGALVGLFGWRAIFYVNVPVGLLGTTMAAMILPKDKLSGHKATFDWWGTLLMTPFLVLVMLALTEGNSWGWSSPAILGMFAAAVLLLIGFIFRELSFRAPLVDMRLFKIPVFSVGNFTGLLSYLAMFGVLFLMPFFFERVLNYSSAVSGLILTAVPLGMTVAAPKAGALADRYGPRLLTTSGMALTGLASLFLAWTLSLRPNVTMMVIELVLIGAGLGIFTPPNNSSVMGSLPSSRLGVGGGILNMARSLGMAMGTALSGTMLAVFLMANGGVENPGGPKGPWIPATRYALFLLVVLSFLAALLSVFRVTQKKSPAEKMPLEW, from the coding sequence GTGGCAAGAGCAACCGGACTCCGGGAAATGTGGCAGGCGTTGCCTCTGGAACGCTTCACCTCCCGGGAAAATTACATCTGGTTTGTGGTAGCGACGGTCTGTATTGGCGCATTTATGGCGGCCTTAGATGCGAGTATTGTCAATGTCGCGCTACCCGACTTGACCACATATTTCCACGCTAGCGCGTCGATGGTGAGTTGGGTTTTAATCGCCTACTTACTCACGTTAGCGACGCTCTTGACGCTTTTTGGACGATTAGCTGACATGTTAGGGCGACGGCCCTTGTACACATTTGGATTTCTGGTATTTATTATTGGTTCCGCAGCATGTGGGGCTGCGGTGAACTTGCCTATGCTGATTGTTTCGCGTGTCTTTCAAGCGGCAGGTGCGGCGATGTTGCAGGCGAATTCGGTGGCAATTATCACAGCAGCAGTGCCGGCGTCGGTAAGGGGACGGGCAATTGGATTTCAAGGTTCGGCACAAGCGATTGGATTGTCGTTAGGCCCGGCAATTGGAGGCGCTTTAGTGGGTCTATTTGGATGGCGGGCCATTTTTTATGTAAATGTTCCCGTGGGACTTTTAGGAACAACAATGGCCGCAATGATTTTGCCAAAAGATAAGTTGTCCGGTCATAAAGCAACCTTCGATTGGTGGGGCACATTGTTAATGACACCTTTTTTGGTGTTAGTAATGCTCGCCTTAACGGAAGGTAACAGTTGGGGATGGTCATCTCCCGCTATTCTAGGCATGTTTGCGGCCGCTGTTTTGTTATTGATTGGATTCATCTTCCGGGAATTATCGTTCCGCGCTCCTCTTGTCGATATGCGTTTGTTTAAAATTCCCGTGTTTAGCGTAGGAAATTTCACTGGCTTGTTATCGTACTTGGCCATGTTTGGCGTATTGTTTTTGATGCCTTTCTTTTTCGAACGCGTACTCAACTATAGTTCGGCGGTATCAGGGCTTATCTTAACGGCTGTGCCCTTAGGCATGACTGTGGCGGCGCCGAAAGCGGGTGCTTTGGCGGATCGTTATGGGCCTCGGCTTCTAACAACATCCGGGATGGCTTTGACCGGTTTGGCATCGCTCTTCTTAGCTTGGACCTTATCGCTAAGGCCCAATGTGACCATGATGGTTATTGAATTGGTCTTAATCGGTGCTGGTCTTGGGATCTTTACTCCGCCTAACAATTCGTCTGTCATGGGAAGTTTGCCGAGTTCGCGTCTAGGCGTCGGGGGCGGTATTTTGAATATGGCGCGATCCTTAGGCATGGCGATGGGGACGGCATTGTCCGGTACCATGCTGGCAGTATTTTTGATGGCTAATGGCGGCGTCGAAAATCCAGGAGGTCCCAAAGGGCCTTGGATTCCGGCCACACGCTACGCTTTGTTTCTTCTGGTGGTGTTGTCCTTTTTGGCCGCTCTCCTATCCGTATTTCGGGTAACACAGAAAAAATCACCCGCGGAAAAGATGCCCTTGGAATGGTGA